A window of Neorhizobium galegae bv. orientalis str. HAMBI 540 genomic DNA:
GGCATCTATCGCGTGCTTCGGCAGGATGGGGGTTGAAGAGGCGATGATCAGGGGCGTTTCGCGGTTGGCCTTGTCGTTGAAGGTGAAGCGTATGCTGCGCTCGCCCACCTTTTCCAACTTCGCTACAGCGTCGAGCCGGCTGTTGAACGGCGGGCGGCCTTTTTGCTTCAGCAGTTCGAAGGTAAAGACGACATCTTCCGGCGTGACAGGCGTACCGTCTGACCACTTAGCTTTCGGGTTGAGATTGAACTGGATGAAAGTCCGGTCGTCATCCCACTCGGCGCTTTCCGCAAGCAGACCGTAGAGCGTGAAAGACTCGTCGCTTGAGCGCGTCATCAGCGGTTCGTAAAGCAGATTTCCGAGTTCCGGATCCCACACGCCACGCGCGGTCGTTCGCATGCCTTTCAATATGAACGGGTTGAGGCTGTCGAACGTGCCGACGACGCCATAGGTTATCTTGCCGCCCTTCTTCACAGCCGGGTTTACATAGGGGAAATGCTTGTAATCGGGGCCGAGCGCCGGGCTGCCGTGCATGGCGATCCCATGGACCGGTTCGGCCAATGCCGGAGCGCCGATCAGAAACGCGGCAATGAGGGGGAGAAAGCGTCGCATGGCACCCATGGTGGTGAAATCCTCGCTGATTCGCCTGCAAAATAGCGCATGCCATCAAGCCCACCAACCACCGCTATGTGCAAAAGAGTGATCGTCGGCATTAACTCCTTGTCAAAAAATACGAAAGAGGGACTGGATATCGATGCCTGCCCGATGTAACAGGTTGGCCAGACGGGCGGGTCATTCAATTGCCTCATTTGACCGACAGGTCACAGGCAGTAGGACACCCCGAGGGAGTTGACGGCGTCTGCCGTACCCAGCTGATTTCAGGAGACGGATCTCGTTATGATGCTTAAGGCAACCCAAGTTCTGCGGACGGCAATGTCTGCTCTCGCTCTTTCGGCCGGCGCAATCGCGCTGCCGGTTGCAGCTCTTGCACAGGATGCTCCGGCTGCGGGGGCTCCTGGCGCACCGCCGCTCGGCTGGTTCAAGACCTGCACAAAGCAGGATGACAGCGATCTCTGCGTCGTGCAGAACATCATTGCCGCTCAGAACGGTCAGCTCATCACCGCCGTCGGCCTGATCACGGTCGAAGGCAAGGTCAACCGCAAGATCATGCAGGTTTCGGTACCGACCGCACGCCTCGTGCCGCCCGGCATCGTCATGCAGATCGATGGTGGCAAGGGCCAGAAGCTCGATTATATCGTCTGCCTTCCGGATAAGTGCACCGCCGAAGTGCCGCTGACGGACGCGATGATCGCCAGCCTCAAGAAGGGCAGCGAGGTGGTCTTCACCTCGATCAATTTCCGCCGCGCTCCGAACCCGATCAAGGTTCCGCTGACCGGCTTTACCGGCATCTTTGATGGCCCG
This region includes:
- a CDS encoding invasion associated locus B family protein; the protein is MMLKATQVLRTAMSALALSAGAIALPVAALAQDAPAAGAPGAPPLGWFKTCTKQDDSDLCVVQNIIAAQNGQLITAVGLITVEGKVNRKIMQVSVPTARLVPPGIVMQIDGGKGQKLDYIVCLPDKCTAEVPLTDAMIASLKKGSEVVFTSINFRRAPNPIKVPLTGFTGIFDGPAMPQEQIAQSQRSLEEGMQRKAEETRKKLEDAQNAAKQGQ